The genomic stretch CGCGCACTCCCTGTACATGGAGCGGCCCACACCGGTCCCGATGCCCCTCGTCGCCTGGCCCTTCCCCACGCGGTAACTCGGTCTGCCAGTGGCCCTGCGAGCACGATGAGCATCCGCTCACCGACACTCCCGGTGGTTGTCCGGCCACCTCATTTGTAGGAGGCTGCGCCGCCAATGACTCCGGAGCGTCGAAAGTACCTTGTCGTGGGCGGGCTGGCCACGCTGTTGCTCATCCTCGACCAGTGGACGAAGGTCCTGGTCCGCGAGCATGTGAAGCCCCTGGGCTACACCGGCATGAGCGTCTTCGGCGACGTCATCCGCTTCCAGTACGTGGAGAACACCGGCATCACCTTCGGCATGTTCCGGTCGCTGCCCTACGCCCAGCTCATCCTCAGCGCGGTGGCCATCCCCGTCTTCCTGCTGGTCATCCACCTGGTCCGCCAGACGCCCGCGGACCACTACCGGCTGCACGTCGCGCTCGGCCTCGTCGGCGCCGGCATTGGCAACCTGATTGACCGCGTCCGCCTGGGCAGCGTGACGGACTTCGTCGTTGCTGACCTCGGGTTCTGGCCTCTGAACCCCTGGTATGCCTTCAACGTCGCGGACGCCGCGCTCGTCGTCGGCGCCATCTTGATGGCCTTCGACTCACGTCGTCCGAAACCGGCCCCTGCGCCCGCTCCCGCTCCGAGTCAGGGCGACTAGCCAGGGCGTGGGCGCGCGGTCGCTTCCTCGCGACGCACCACGCAGCAGGGGAATCCGCCGCGAGCGGCCAGCCCGGAACAATCCCTCCAGCACCAATGTGTACCCCTGGAGCTGGAGGTCCGTGATGCGGCCAGCTTCTCCAGATACTCGGCGGTCGGAGTGCCCTCCGCGCACTGGTGGATGCATGCATTTTCCCGCATCGGGTGAGCAATGAAGACAGGACTGCCGTGCGCCATTGGAAGACGTGCCCGCCGCCCTGCCATGCGACCGACCTGCACCGGTTTGGATCGCCCGCACCAGGCGAGCGCGCTCCATTCTGGAGCACCGATGGGCGCACCCAAGGCCCTCACCCCTGATTCCGGGCACTTGGGAATGGCACACACCATGCTCTGAGGCTCCGGGCATGAGGGCGTCCCAGGCGGAGGCCCCCCATTCAAGGAGACTCACGATGGAAGTCCGGTTTCATGGCGTTCGGGGGAGCATCGCGGTGTCGGGCTCGCGCATTGGCGGCAACACGGCCTGCGTGGAGGTGACCAGCCAGGGCCACCGCCTCATCCTGGATGCCGGGACGGGCATCCGCGCACTGGGCGAAATCATGATGCGCGAGGGCGCGCCCCAGAAGGCCACGCTTTTCTTCTCGCATCTGCATTGGGACCACGTGCAGGGCTTCCCCTTCTTCACGCCGGCCTACCTGCCCACGTCCGAGCTGACGCTCTACGGCCCGGGCGCGAATGGGGCCCAGGCGCTCCAGTCCGAGCTGGCCGCGCAGATGCAGCCGCCCCACTTCCCGGTGCCGCTGAGCATCATGCGCTCGCGGATGGACTTCCGCTCGGCGCTGCATGCCCGGCCCGTGGAGGTGGGCCCCTTCCGCGTCACGCCCATCGACGTGCCGCACCCGCAGGGGTGCCTGGCGTACCGCGTGGAGGCGGATGGTCATTCGTTCGTCTACGCCACGGACGTGGAGGTGCGGGTGCAGGACCTCGCGCCGGAGGTGGGCCGCCTCTTCGAGGGCGCGGATGTCCTGTGCCTGGACGCGCAGTACACGCCGGACGAATACGAGGGCCGCACGGGCGTGGCGAAGAAGGGCTGGGGCCACTCCACCATGATGGATGCCGCGGGCGTGGCCGGGCTGGTGGGGGCGCGCCGACTGTGCCTGTTCCACCATGACCCGGCGCACGGTGACGACGTGCTCGAGGACATGGCGGAGCAGGCCCGCGCCCTCTTCCCCGTCTGCGAGCCCGCACGCGAAGGCCAGCGGCTGGTGCTGGGCCGCGCGGCCTGAGAGGGGCGGTCCCATGCCGTCTGGATGTTATGGTGCGGCCTCCGCGTTCGTCCTTCCGCCGTTGCCCGCCATGCCCCAAGCCCCCTCGGACGTCTCCCAGGTCCTCCTCCCCTTCGGAGGACTCGTTGGCAGGGAGGTGGACCTCGACGCGTTCCTCCAGACGCTGATGGACCGCATCGCCATCACCCTGCAAGCGGACCGCGGCACCCTCTGGCTGCTGGACCCGGCCCGCCGCGAGCTGTTCAGCCGCGCCGCGCACCTGCCCGAGGTGTCCCAGATTCGCGTCAAGCTGGGCCAGGGCGTCGCAGGCACCGTCGCCGAGGCGGGGCACGCCATCAACGTGCCGGACCCGCGCGGCGAGCAGCGCTTCTTCGCGGACATCGACCGGATGACGGGCTACCGCACCACCAGCCTGCTCGCCGTGCCACTGCGCGACGGAGACGGCGCCCTCTACGGCGTGCTCCAGGTCCTCAACCGCCGCGGCGAGGACCGCTTCACCGGCGAGGACACGCAGCGGCTCACCGCCATCGCCTCGCAGGTGAGCACCGCCCTCCAGAGCACCAGCCTCTACCAGGAGCTCCAGCGCGCGAAGGACCAGCCCCAGGTACCGGTGGGCTACTTCTTCAACCGCATCATCGGCGAGTCCACGCAGCTCCAGGCCATCTACCGACTGGTGCGCAAGGCCGCTCCCACCGACGCGACGGTGCTGCTACGCGGCGAGAGCGGCAGCGGCAAGGAGCTGTTCGCCCGTGCCGTCCATGTGAATGGACCCCGCAGGGACCAGCCCTTCATCAAGGTGGACTGCGCGGCGCTGCCCGCCACGCTCATCGAGAACGAGCTCTTCGGCCACGAGCGCGGCGCCTTCACCGGCGCGGACCACCGCGTGCCCGGCAAGTTCGAGGCGGCCAGCGGCGGCACGGTGTTCATCGACGAGATTGGCGAGCTGCCCCTGCCGGTGCAGGGCAAGTTGCTGCGGGTCATCCAGGATCGCGAGTTCGAGCGCGTGGGCGGAACCCAGGCCGTGAAGGTGGACGTGCGCATCGTCGCGGCCACCCACCGGGACCTGGCCCGCATGGTGGCCGAGGGCCGCTTCCGCGAGGACCTCTACTACCGCATCAAGGTGGTCGAGGTGGTGCTGCCGCCGCTGCGGGAGCGCGGCGCGGAGGACATCGAGCGGCTCGCCCGCCACTTCGTCGCAGCCGTCGCCCGGAGGCACCGGCTGACGCCGCCCCGCCTCAGCGCCGCCGCGGTGGAGCGCCTCAAGCGCTACCGCTGGCCCGGAAACGTGCGGGAGTTGGAGAACTGCATCGAGAGCGCCGTGGTGCTCTGTGAAGGGGAGATTCTCGAAGAGCACCTGCCCCTGCCCAATGTGGACCGGGCCGCCCTGGCGCCTCCCGCAGCCTCTCAGGGTGTCAACGCGCCAACTGCACCCGCGCCCATGGATGCGGGCCTGCTGCCACTGGCGGAGGTCGAACGCCGCCACATCCTGCGCGTGCTGGACGCCGTGAAGGGCAACCGCACCGCCGCGGCCCGCGTGCTGGAGATTGGCCGCAACACGCTCGCGCGGAAACTCAAGGAGTACGGCCTGGGCGACGAGCCCTGACGCACCGCACGGAGGCGGCCTCCACCCCACCCTCCAGGGCATCTGTCCGCTGACCACCGGTCTTTTCTGGTATCCGCCTTGTTCCGAGCTGAGCAACGGCGTACGACAAAGAGACCTCCGGCCCACGTGCAGGAGGCTTCAGCCCAGGGGGACGCGCATGAAAGTGGTCAACAAGCTGCTGGAGAAGCTTCCCGACGTCGTGGCGGGCAAGGTGCCCGACGTGAAGCTGCAGGACCAGGACATCAAGGTGCCGCTGGCCCAGGGGACCTTCACGGAAGAGAAAATCCTTCCGCCCAAGCTGGCCATGCACGGCATCACCCTCTCCTTCGAAACCACCGGCGAAGCGTCCATCCGCAACTTCAACTCGCTGGGCGACGTGGACGAAAACGGCATCGTCGGCGAGCCGAGCCCGGAGAGCGCCGAGGCAGGGCCCCGGCCCCAGCTGCTGCTGGGCAGTGACATCGGGTGGATGCGCTACCAGGTGTCCGCGCGCGTGAAGGCCGCAGTGAGCGCCAGCCTGTCCTTCCTCGCCTCCGAGAACCAGACGGAGCTGTCCGTCACGCTCAGCGACTACCGCGCGCATCCGCTGGGCCAGAACATGCGCGAGGCGGTGCGCTCCGACCTGTCCGAGCTGCGGCTGATGCAGGCCACCGACCTGGCCAAGCTGACCACGGGGGACGCGGTGGCGTGGCAGGCCCGCGGCGCGCTCCACACACGGCTGGAGCTCAACTGGGCGGACATCTTCCCCACCAACCTCAACCGCCTGGGCTTCCTGCGCGGCAACGAGCTGCTCGCGCTGAAGACCAGCGCCAAGGCCAGCCTCTCCGCCCGGGTGTCCCTCACCGACGACTACCAGCTCAGCTTCTCCCGTCCCCGTGCCGGCCGCATCCAGGTCGCCGTGCGCAAGGTGAAGTCCCATGAGCAGGCGCTCTCCGCCGGCCTGGGCATCACCGTGGAGCTGCTGGACCCGGCGGCGGTGAAGGCCCAGCTGGGCCAGCTGTTGGAGGCGCTGCTGGGGCCCGTCCTTCGCGACCTCGTCAAGAAGGGCACCACCGCGGTGGAAATCATGGACGGCCTGGTGGACAAGGCCAGCAAGGCGAAGCTGGACGACAACCAGAAGAAGGTGCTGGGCCTGGTGCTGGAGCGCCTTGGCATCGACCCGCAGCTGGCGGACCCGGCCAACCTTCCGCAGGCCTGGGCCGACTTCAAGGCCCGCGTCGCCGAGGCGATGGAGAACGCCGTCCGCTCGCAGGTCGCCGAGGGCTTCGAGTACGAATACCTGCGCCTTTCGGAGGCCTCCACGCTGCTGGAGGTCGTCGTGGAGGACGTCACCGCGATGCGCTTCCACGAGTCCCTGCTCAAGGGCAACCTGGTGGAGCTGCTGAAGTGGATGAAGAGCCTCCCTGCCCAGCAGAGCGAGTTCGAGCTGCGCAACTACCTCCACGCCACCACGCTCACGCGCCAGCAGGCCTACGGCTTCTCCCTGGGGGTTGGCTCGTTCGAGCTGCTCAAGGCGAAGAACGTCAGCAAGCAGTCCTGGGTGACGCAGGAGAACTTCCAGGGCGCCCGGCGCATGGCGTTCCTCGGACGCCGGGGCTACGAGGACAAGCTGCTGGGCACCCGCGGACAGTGGGTGGTGGACCTGAAGGCGGACATGACGCGCTTCTCCCCCACCCCCGTGGCCTCCGACTTCGGCTACGGACTGCACCTGATGCTGTGGGGACGGCAGAAGAAGCTGTCGCGCAAGGACCTTCAGCAGGCGGTGGATGACGCCGTCGTCTGGGGCGTGCTGGACGCGAAGGACGCGGCCACCGTCATCAGCGTCATGCAGGAGGACGTGGGCAAGCACCCCATCGAAACGCGGCTCGAGCTGAAGATGGCGGATGACTCGTTCCGCGCCCTGGTGCCCCGCATCCAGACGCTCGAGCTGTCCCGCTTCTCACGCGCCCTGGCCCGCGCGCTGCCCTGGAGCGATCAGCTTCCCCGCGCCTCCGCCGAGTTCCGGCGCGCGGTCTACGCCCCCATCTGGGAGGCCTACCTCCGCGAGGTGCAGGAGCAAGGCAGCCTCATGCTGAATGACTTGTCACCCAGCCGAGCCGCGCAGATCGCCAAGTGGTACTTCCAGAAGGACCCCACGGTGCGCGACCTGGGCAAGGACCTGCAGCTCATCGAAAGCGAGTGGCGCCCGGGTGGCGGCAACTTCAGCTTCGCGGAGGTCATCTCGAAGAACCCCAACACGCTCATGAGGTGCAGGAACTTCGTGAGCGGCATGGTGCGCCTGCGCCGCGCCATTGACGAACGCAAGGCCCCGGACGAGCTGCGCACCGTGTTCGGCGAACTGGAAGGCATGTGGACCACCGGCTTCCACCTGCGCGCCGCGGGCTCCCTGCTCTCGGACCTGGCGCAGTCCACGCCGCTAGGCCTCGCGGGCGTCGAGCGGACCCTCACCGTGCGGGTGGCGGACAGCGAGGAACAGCTCGTGTTCTCCACCACGCGAGGCACCGGAGCAGACTGAGCGCGTCCCGAGCGGCCTGGGCGTCAGTGCTCGGACCGCGAGGCCCACGGGCGCATCACGCTCCTTGCGCGGCGGTACGGACCCCGCCGCGCGTCTCATAGCGCCCGTGACAGGACGACGGCCGCTGCCATGGACAACACCCCGGCCGCCGCGAAGTGCCGCCAGGCCCGGCGCGCCAGCGTCTCACTGGTGGCCGGCGCCTGGGGTCCCAGCACCAACATCGCGGGGCCTCCCTCCCGACCGACCAGGGCATAGCTGCCCTCGACAGGGCCCCTCCGGAGTTCGCCCACCACGAGGCAGGATTCGCCCACCGCGCCCACGCGCTCCCAGGACAGGGCCTCGGGTTCGATGGCGGGCCTCGGGCTGGGGGCGTCCGTGGACGGAACGTTCATTCCACCCGGGGCTGGGCTCAGGCTGGCCGCAGACTCCCGCACGCGCGCTGTCACCGGATGCGCCGTCTGATACCAGGACGCGGGCACCGTGCCTGGCAGGGCCTTGCACCGGCGGACCTCCACCGGGGCCATCAGCGACGCGGGCGAAAAGGACACAGAGGCACGGGCGCGCTGGCCCCGCAGCGCCAGCACCGGCGCATACGCGCGCTCACGCGACAACAGCGGCCCGCGCCGGCCGTCCGCCGCCACCTCGCGCACCTCCGCGTCGAAGAAGACACACGGCACGCCGCCGGGCGACGTCAACGTCGACTCCGCGTCCAGGACGCCGTGATAGACGCCCCAGCCTGGGGACGCACCGGCACGCAGGGCCGCCACCGCTTCATCCAGCGGCACCGGTGCCGAACCCCGCAGCACGTTGGCCCGGGTCCGGGCCCAGGCGCCCCGCAGCGCCAACCCCGCGGCCAGCACCAGCAGGACAGAGCCCATGGCCTTCACGGCCGTCTCCGAGGCCAACACCGCCCCGGTCCCCTGAACGTGCCGCAGCACGACGAGCGCCACCCCCGCCAGAAGTCCGAACCACAACAGGGGCACGCGGTAGGGACGGGACGCCACGTCCTTGCGCCCGTAGGCGAAGGCCGCCACCAACAGTCCCAACAGGCACGCCGCGTAGACCGGCGCCAGTGCCATGCGCCACAGCTCCATCCCGTCCCCCTGAAGGCTCGGCATGGACTCCCGCGTGGCGGAACATGCCGAGAGCAAGGTGGGGATGGAGCGGCGTCCGCGCAAGCCTTCGCCTGCCGTGCGGGCTACTCGGGGCCGGCGGCGACGCGGCGGACGGGCCGGGGCATCAGGTGCCCCCGGACCTTCAAGTCATCGAACGAGCAGGACAGGTTGCGGCAGCCCAGGGCCACCTTGCCCACGCGGTCCTCCAGGCCCACCAGCAGCTTGCGGGCGAAGCGCTCGTTGTTGAGGAACGCCTCCACCAGCACGCCCGAGCTGTTCCGGCGCAGCTGCAGCCGCACCTGGTAGGGGCCGTGGGCCGGCAGCGGCATCTCGTCCTCGACGAGCGCCTCCGTGTCCTGCGCGCTGTTCCCCACCACCTCGCGCCCGTCCGGCATGAAGTAGCGCCACGACAGCCGCATGCCCACGTCCGGAATGGCGAACGCGGAGACCTGCAAGTCCTTGATGCGGAACGCCAGCTCGCCGTAGTGCTGCGCATCCGCGTCCTGCGCGTACTCCGGTCCCAGCTGCGCCACGTCCATCAGCACTTCGGCCGTGAAGTCGTTGGACGAGAAGTAGCGCTGCGCGATGTACGCGCGCGGAATCAGCCGCCGCCCATTGGTCTCCTTGCCCGCCTGCAAGGCCTGGAGCTCCCCATCCACCAGCCGCCATTGGCCACTGTGGACGTTGACCTCCTCGTTGCCCTCGTTGAAGCCCAGCTCCAGGCGCGAAGTGCCCCCGGCCTTGGCGGGCGCCGCGAAGGAGAGCGATGAGAAGACCTCGCCGTAGGTGTTCGGCGGCAGCGCCCGGTTGCCGGGCTTCACCTGGACGCCCTTCGTGCCGATGATGACGCGCTGGTCGTCGCCCAGGTGGAGGCTCACCGGCCCCACGAACCACCGGACCGCGAAGCCCAGCAGCGCCAGCCCGCCCACCACCGACAGGCCACCGCGCACGCGCCGCCAGCCCGAACGGAGCTGACGCGACAGCGCGGTCTGCCGCACCGGCCGTACCGATCGCGCGGCCGCGGGCACCATGCGCCCGTCCAGGTTGCTCTGTGGAATGCCCGGCGCGGAGCTGGTGGCAATCATCGCCTCCAGCGCGGCGCACAGCTCGCCGGCCTTCTCGTAGCGCGCGGCTGGGTCCTGCTCCAACAGGCGGTCCACCACCGGGTCCACGCGCGGGTCCAGCCCCGGCACCTTCGAGGAGGGCAGCTTGAAGCGGCCCAGCGGCAGCTCCCCGGTGAGCACCTCGTAGAGGATGACGCCCAGCGAGAAGAGGTCCGCGCGCCCGTCCACGTTCTTCGCGTCGCGGCGCTGCTCGGGAGCCATGTAGTTCAGCGTGCCCATGGCCACCGACGTCGCGGTGAGCTGCAGCCGCGAGTCCGGCGCGCGGATGCCCGCGAGGCCGAAGTCCGCCACCTTCACGTGCCCGCGCCCGTCCAGCAGGATGTTCTCCGGCTTCAGGTCGCGGTGGATGATGCCCTTGTCGTGCGCGCACTCGATGGCGCGCGCCACCGCCAGGAGGAGCTTGATGCCCTTCTCCGGCGTGAGCCCGGCCGACATCGCCTCGCGCAGCGAGCGGCCTTCCACGTACTCCATGACGAAGTAGTAGTGCTCGCCCGCCACACCCCGGTCGATGATCTGGATGATGTGCGGGTGGTTGAGCGCCGCCAGCGCCGTGGCTTCCTTCTCGAAGCGCGTGACGAACTCCGGGTCCTTCGCCAGCCGCGGCGGCAGCAGCTTCACCGCCACCGTGCGCCCCAGCGACTGCTGCCGCGCGAGCCACACCTCGCCCATGCCGCCGCGCCCGAGCATCTCCAGCAACTCCAAGCCCGGCAGGTCCACCTTGCCAGCGCCCACGAAGGTGCTGTCCTCGTGCGCGTTCAGCGCCGAGTGCGCAGTGTCCGAGCCCGTCTTCGCGGACGAGCGAACCAACGTCTGCTCCACTGACGCGTCCGAAGCTCCGTTGCTGGAAGGAATGGCCACACCGCTGGTCCCCGGCGCCGCCACGCCTGGCAGCCCGCTCCCGTCGCCGCGAGGCCCGGAGCGCGCGGGCTCCGAAGCGCGCGAAAGGGAGATGTCGATGCCCGGCTCCGGCTCCGCGTGAGGAACCACCGTCACCACGCCGGAGGTCCCATTGGCCGGAGGGCGCTGCTCCTGGATGCCGCTGCCCGTGGGCACCATCGTGTTGCGCGCCACCTCGGCGGCCACGTCACCCCGGCGGGCCTCGAACCGGATGCCGCAGCGGCACTGGACACGCTGGCCGCTCACGTAGACGCGGATGTCGTGTGGAT from Myxococcus xanthus encodes the following:
- the lspA gene encoding signal peptidase II, which produces MTPERRKYLVVGGLATLLLILDQWTKVLVREHVKPLGYTGMSVFGDVIRFQYVENTGITFGMFRSLPYAQLILSAVAIPVFLLVIHLVRQTPADHYRLHVALGLVGAGIGNLIDRVRLGSVTDFVVADLGFWPLNPWYAFNVADAALVVGAILMAFDSRRPKPAPAPAPAPSQGD
- a CDS encoding MBL fold metallo-hydrolase, yielding MEVRFHGVRGSIAVSGSRIGGNTACVEVTSQGHRLILDAGTGIRALGEIMMREGAPQKATLFFSHLHWDHVQGFPFFTPAYLPTSELTLYGPGANGAQALQSELAAQMQPPHFPVPLSIMRSRMDFRSALHARPVEVGPFRVTPIDVPHPQGCLAYRVEADGHSFVYATDVEVRVQDLAPEVGRLFEGADVLCLDAQYTPDEYEGRTGVAKKGWGHSTMMDAAGVAGLVGARRLCLFHHDPAHGDDVLEDMAEQARALFPVCEPAREGQRLVLGRAA
- a CDS encoding sigma-54-dependent Fis family transcriptional regulator, which produces MPSGCYGAASAFVLPPLPAMPQAPSDVSQVLLPFGGLVGREVDLDAFLQTLMDRIAITLQADRGTLWLLDPARRELFSRAAHLPEVSQIRVKLGQGVAGTVAEAGHAINVPDPRGEQRFFADIDRMTGYRTTSLLAVPLRDGDGALYGVLQVLNRRGEDRFTGEDTQRLTAIASQVSTALQSTSLYQELQRAKDQPQVPVGYFFNRIIGESTQLQAIYRLVRKAAPTDATVLLRGESGSGKELFARAVHVNGPRRDQPFIKVDCAALPATLIENELFGHERGAFTGADHRVPGKFEAASGGTVFIDEIGELPLPVQGKLLRVIQDREFERVGGTQAVKVDVRIVAATHRDLARMVAEGRFREDLYYRIKVVEVVLPPLRERGAEDIERLARHFVAAVARRHRLTPPRLSAAAVERLKRYRWPGNVRELENCIESAVVLCEGEILEEHLPLPNVDRAALAPPAASQGVNAPTAPAPMDAGLLPLAEVERRHILRVLDAVKGNRTAAARVLEIGRNTLARKLKEYGLGDEP
- a CDS encoding serine/threonine-protein kinase, translated to MSPTTQACPNCGHPHDIRVYVSGQRVQCRCGIRFEARRGDVAAEVARNTMVPTGSGIQEQRPPANGTSGVVTVVPHAEPEPGIDISLSRASEPARSGPRGDGSGLPGVAAPGTSGVAIPSSNGASDASVEQTLVRSSAKTGSDTAHSALNAHEDSTFVGAGKVDLPGLELLEMLGRGGMGEVWLARQQSLGRTVAVKLLPPRLAKDPEFVTRFEKEATALAALNHPHIIQIIDRGVAGEHYYFVMEYVEGRSLREAMSAGLTPEKGIKLLLAVARAIECAHDKGIIHRDLKPENILLDGRGHVKVADFGLAGIRAPDSRLQLTATSVAMGTLNYMAPEQRRDAKNVDGRADLFSLGVILYEVLTGELPLGRFKLPSSKVPGLDPRVDPVVDRLLEQDPAARYEKAGELCAALEAMIATSSAPGIPQSNLDGRMVPAAARSVRPVRQTALSRQLRSGWRRVRGGLSVVGGLALLGFAVRWFVGPVSLHLGDDQRVIIGTKGVQVKPGNRALPPNTYGEVFSSLSFAAPAKAGGTSRLELGFNEGNEEVNVHSGQWRLVDGELQALQAGKETNGRRLIPRAYIAQRYFSSNDFTAEVLMDVAQLGPEYAQDADAQHYGELAFRIKDLQVSAFAIPDVGMRLSWRYFMPDGREVVGNSAQDTEALVEDEMPLPAHGPYQVRLQLRRNSSGVLVEAFLNNERFARKLLVGLEDRVGKVALGCRNLSCSFDDLKVRGHLMPRPVRRVAAGPE